Genomic window (Granulicella arctica):
AGATGGAGAGAAGTGGAGCAGGATGCTTAAACGCTCTGTAGACATAGCAGGGAGTTGTGCTGCTTTGCTTCTGCTCTCACCTGTGTTGCCGGTCATCGCTGCTTTAGTTAAGATCTCGTCGAAGGGCCCGGTTCTCTTTTGTCAGAAGCGCATTGGGCAACATGGCAGAGAGTTCATGTTCTATAAGTTTAGAACGATGTATGTGAACAATGATCCACGCATTCATGAGGACTACATTGCAAAGCTGATTTCAGGAGAGATCGAAGATAAAAGTAATGGAACCCTGTTCAAGATAGTCAATGATCCGAGGGTGACGCGTTTCGGCAGCTTCCTGCGAAGAACCAGCCTCGATGAACTCCCACAGTTCTTCAATGTGTTGCTGGATGACATGTCACTCGTTGGTCCGAGACCGCCGCTGCCCTATGAATTTGGACGGTATCAGGCGTGGCACCGACGAAGGGTACTCGAACTAAAACCTGGACTTACAGGATTATGGCAAGTGCAAGGAAGATCGACAACAACCTTTGACGAGATGGTACGCATGGATCTTAGATACGCACGAAGCCGCTCCTTCTGGGTTGACCTGCACATTCTGTGTCAGACTCCGGGCGCAATGCTTTCAGGCCGCGGAGCCTGCTAAGAAGCTCTTTTTCTGTTACGAGTTCCAGCGAGGCTTCTCCATCAATACCTCTAACGGACACTTTAGAACAACGTAGTAGCGGCTCGTAAGCGTTTGCAATGAAGGAAGGTTATTTTGGGGTTAGCGCGA
Coding sequences:
- a CDS encoding sugar transferase, which produces MAIVTILQKVRSALQHGMTQERYERLDLSYEIFPKNAEEQSKSRGEISRFPFIPGKDGEKWSRMLKRSVDIAGSCAALLLLSPVLPVIAALVKISSKGPVLFCQKRIGQHGREFMFYKFRTMYVNNDPRIHEDYIAKLISGEIEDKSNGTLFKIVNDPRVTRFGSFLRRTSLDELPQFFNVLLDDMSLVGPRPPLPYEFGRYQAWHRRRVLELKPGLTGLWQVQGRSTTTFDEMVRMDLRYARSRSFWVDLHILCQTPGAMLSGRGAC